A stretch of DNA from Solanum stenotomum isolate F172 unplaced genomic scaffold, ASM1918654v1 scaffold22849, whole genome shotgun sequence:
CGGATGCAAGTGGATATGCTGTTGCAGTGATGCCATCAGCTAAGGGGATGGTTCCAGAGCACCATCCTCATTTCATTGGAACTTATTGGGGTGCAGTGAGTACGGCCTTCTGCGCTGAAATTGTGGAATCAGCTGATGCTTACTTGTTTGCTGGACCTATTTTTAATGACTATAGCTCTGTTGGGTATTCTCTGCTTCTCAAAAGAGAGAAAGCCATCATTGTACAGCCGGATCGTGTGACTGTTGGTAATGGACCTACATTTGGTTGTATTCTAATGAAGGATTTCCTTGCTGCATTGGGCAAGAGGCTAAAGCACAACCCAACTGCTTACGAGAATTATCGAAGGATTTATGTTCCAGAGGGACATCCTCTTAAGTGTGAGCCTAAAGAGGCATTGAGGGTTAATGTTCTCTTTGAGCACATTCAGAGGATGTTGTCCGGTGACATGGCTGTGATTGCTGAGACAGGGGATTCATGGTTCAATTGCCAGAAACTTAAACTGCCCAAGGGATGTGGGTAAGCTCCGAATAACAATGTGAAATGACGTTTGCTTCCATGTTCATCGTAATGACAT
This window harbors:
- the LOC125851131 gene encoding pyruvate decarboxylase 1-like, producing the protein MPSAKGMVPEHHPHFIGTYWGAVSTAFCAEIVESADAYLFAGPIFNDYSSVGYSLLLKREKAIIVQPDRVTVGNGPTFGCILMKDFLAALGKRLKHNPTAYENYRRIYVPEGHPLKCEPKEALRVNVLFEHIQRMLSGDMAVIAETGDSWFNCQKLKLPKGCGYEFQMQYGSIGWSVGATLGYAQAAKEKRVIAFIGDGSFQ